A region of the Salmo trutta chromosome 40, fSalTru1.1, whole genome shotgun sequence genome:
TTCTCTGTTGCCAGGGCCTTATTGAGTCTGGGACATCCAATGGCCTGCCTCCCTCCAAGGGAAGCTGCAAGCTGGTCCAGGAGGAGGAACCCTCCCCTCTACTGTGGAAGAAAGAGCTTCTGGATGCACTGTCGCCCTCTGGCGTAACTGTCGCCCTCTGGCGTAACTGTAGGCGTGCGTGCGTAACTGTCGCCCTCTGGCGTAACTGTCGCCCTCTGGCATGCGTGCGTAACTGTCGCCCTCTGACGTAACTGTCGCCCTCTGACGTAACTGTCGCCCTCTGACGTAACTGTCGCCCTCTGGCGTGCATGCGTAACTGTCGCCCTCTGACGTAACTGTCGCCCTCTGACGTAACTGTCGCCCTCTGACGTAACTGTCGCCCTCTGGCGTGCGTGCGTAACTGTCGCCCTCTGACGTAACTGTCGCCCTCTGGCGTGCATGCGTAACTGTCGCCCTCTGGCGTAACTGTCGCCCTCTGGCGTGCATGCGTAACTGTCGCCCTCTGGCGTAACTGTCGCCCTCTGACGTAACTGTCGCCCTCTGACGTAACTGTCGCCCTCTGACGTAACTGTCGCCCTCTGACGTAACTGTCGCCCTCTGACGTAACTGTCGCCCTGTGACGTAACTGTCGCCCTCTGACGTAACTGTCGCCCTCTGGCGTGTGTGCGTAACTGTCGCCCTCTGACGTAACTGTCGCCCTCTGGCGTAACTGTCGCCCTCTGGCGTAACTGTCGCCCTCTGGCGTGCGTAACTGTCGCCCTCTGGCGTGCGTAACTGTCGCCCTCTGGCGTAACTGTCGCCCTCTGGCGTAACTGTCGCCCCCTGGCGTGCGTGCGTAACTGTCGCCCCCTGGCGTGCGTGCGTAACTGTCGCCCTCTGGTCTGGTGTATGTACGGTGTTCAACCACACATCCACAACAATGCCCTGTCCCCATGGGCTCCTAACACTGGTGATGTGTGTGTTAGGCATGGTATGTCTCCACACTCATGTTAAAGATACAGACAGGGCATGGAACACACAGTTAATATGTTGAAGGTTGCACTAAGCTCTGGGTTTGGGTGTTGCAGATGATATGTAGTTGCTTGTCATCGATCTTGGTGAAAGTTGGTGATTGGGTTGGTTGCTATTGTCTTTGTTTTCTTTCCATGTGTCGTTGGTTCAGTATGTGGTTTATGACACTGGTGAGGTGGTGAACATGTGGCTGAGTTCCAGTGGTGGTGGGTTGTGTTGAAATCACTGTTCATTCATTCAGCCCAAATAAAGTCTTCCTACTGGATATGCTGGTGTAAGCAGACAAGGTGAAGAAGCCCTGACTTGACACTCGTCTACAGGCATATGGCAGCCATTCTCCCTATCTgcacccctcttctctcccctctttaATAACCCTGTAGTGGCCAGGTCACCTCTCCACACCCCCACCTGTCTCAGAGGATCCCTGAGGGTGGTCGGCGACACACCCCTAGAGTGGGGAACCGTGGTGGAGTGTGTATGTTCTATGTGTGTTATTGGGGGGGGCCGGGCCTCTTGTCTTCTAAACCAGGCTGTCTCTCTGTAAACCATTCAGGCCAGCCCAGCGGAGGAGTCCCAACTGCAAGGCGTGGGGGCCTCCAGCTGTCTGGGACTGAGTAAACCGGAGGTAAACCTGACCCACCAACCCCCAAACATACCCCACTGCCTGCCTTCCCCTCCACCTCATAGGGGACCCCACTGACTGACAAACATACtaaccacccccacccccacctccatCTGCTCTCCACTGACCGGCCCTGTGGCAGACCCCAGTGTGTCTCTGCTGCTGGGGGTGGTAAAACTAGTCTGTTGGGGTCAGCCGTGGTGTTATAAACCACACCCTGAATGGTTTGGTAAGGGCTAATGTTACGTTTCCACCTCCCAGATCCAGTTAGTTTGGTCTCTCACATCAACAGGGTTTTTACTTGTTCTATCTCCATTGTTTTTTCCTCCACTGGAAGGGGAAATGGTGGTCCTTTTTCTGTCATTCTGCACCGCCGCTGTTTTTTTCTctgccagctagccagccagactGCCTCTTGCCTGTCCTGTGTTGCAATACGTGTCCCTCCCCCTCTAGGCCCAGTGGGGCAGGAGACTAGGCCACGTGGACTAACGCTTAccactctgtcttcctctcctctacagaCCCGTgaagagaggaagatggaggCCATCCTGCAGGCCTTTGCCCGcatggagaagagggagaagaggcggGAGCAGGCCCTGGAGAAGATCGGCACCAAGTCAGAGGGGGGCATCAAGGAGGAGCCCCCTGCCACCCCCGAGGCCGACATGCAGTCTCCTGGTATCATGACGGTAAGTGATAGTTGACTCAACATGTTCTTTATGCCTGCACTCTCTCTGACACATTGGTTCCACCAGGTCGTTAGTATAAAAGAGGATGTTGTCAATAATCTGAAGGGTTAGCTGAAGGTGACTATAAACCCATCCAAAACTATGCTACTGTActatcctaaccctgtctctcccagccCCTGCTAGAGGTGAAGGAGGAGCCGGGTCTCAACAAGCCCACGCCGGCCAAGCTGCGAGGCAGCAAGCAGAGGAAGAGCTTCTCGCGGAGCCGCACCCACATCGGGCAGCAGCGGCGGCGAGCGCGCACCATCAGCACCTGCTCTGACATACCTCCCGGCTCGCCCGGGGAACTCCTGGACCCCCTGGCCAATGACAGCCCAGACGTAGAGGCTTCCAGGGACCCTGAACCAGAGGCCCTCTCCTCCCATGCCCCCGACACCAGCCCCCCTTACAGTGGCTCCCCGGCCCCTGACAGAAACCGCTCCGGGCAGAAGTACCCCAAAACTAAAAAGGTACCATAGCCACTGCTCAGTGCTCACCCCTAAACACCACTAGTCACTATTCTATTTAGACTAATAGGAATGTTCTATTCCTTCTAGTGAAATGTTACTCAATACTTTAGTCAAATGCAGTGTGCTTGTGATTaagctctctctctttgtttctctacAGCACTTAGTGAGTGAGTGGTGCGTCGACAAGCAGGAGCGGTCATTGCGGACCCCAGAGCCGGTCCCGGAGAGGCCCCTGAGGATCAGCAGCGACCCGGAGGTGCTGGCCACCCAGCTCAACGCCCTGCCCGGCATGGGCCCCAGCCCGCATGTCTACAGCACGCCCAAACACTACGTCCGCTTCTCCTCACCCTTCCTGGCCAACCGCAGCCCCACCACCCCTGGGGTGCCCACCGGACGCCGGCGTTCCCGCGAGCTGCCCGACACGCCGCCCACCTCAGGCTCCTGCAAGAAGGTATGTTGTTCACCAGCTCACAGGGGAATGGAGAGAGTGTTAACTGTCAGGTATAGCTGCAGGGCAGAGGGACAGACTGACGGGGTTAACCGGCAGAGGGACAGACTGACGGGGTTAACCGGCAGAGGGACAGACTGACGGGGTTAACTGGCAGATGGACAGTATTATTGTCAGTAACAGAGACTTAGGTTTTCTAAGATGTAGCTGCCTTGGAGATCAGTGAATGTGATTTATATTTGTGGTTGACATGTCTGTGTCTTCTCCCCACAGCGCTGGCTGAAGCAGGCTCTAGAGGAGGAgaccaccacccctccacccagcAGCGGCCGGCCCACCCTAGTCATGCCCAGCGAGGGCCCTCTCAGCCCCCCTATCAACGGGGACTCTGACAGCCCCCTCCCCTACAACGGCAGCTGCACCTTGCCAGGTGAGGACTCTGGTGAGGACTCAGGAATGTGTTTCTCATCACTTAGAAGGAACATAAGTCTTGTATGCAAGACTTGTCTGTTTTTTTTGCATGTGAGtaacccttcctctctctctttgtgtgtgtgtgtgtgtgatagagttGCCCACTCCTCTGAAGAAGCGGCGCCTGGGTCTGTGTCCGCTGGATGCCTGCATGTCAGAGAGCTCCACCCCCTACGGCTCTCCCTGCGCCACGCCAACCCGGACCGACCTATCAGAGATGCCGGGTACACCCCTGCTGCTGGCCACGCCACCCAGCATCACCCGTACGGAGGAGCCGAGCCCCGAGCCTCTACCtagcacccccacacacacactcagtgccCCGCAGGAAGtaagacacacactctcacctacaaacacacacacacactcatagaggGAAGTGAACGATGTGTTAATATCTCTGTTCCTGTGTCCACAGAGCGAGTCTTCCCTGGACAGCTCACCAGAGGGCAGTCGCAGACCCAGCCCCCAAGAGGCTGAGTGGCCACCTTCgctgctctcctccccctgtGTAGCAGTCAGGGCTCCCAGTCTGGATGCGTTGCCCCCCCACGAGGCCAAGACCAGCGCCCCCTTGAGCCCCCAGCCCCCCACCGCCGAGTCCCAGGactgtgggggagaggaggggccaGAGACGGAGGCCGAGGGCAGCAGCGAGGCCCCCTCTTCCTCCACAGATCCagcctcttcctccctcctccccccctggATGAAGAGTCCAGAGAGAGTGGGTCTGTCAGGGCCAGGGGGTCTGTCCTTCTCCCCCATCAACTCTAACCTGAGGGACCTTACCCCCTCACACACCCTGGAGCCCATCTTGGCCTTCAGGCCTGAGGCGGTGGCTGTGGCTGGGGCTGGTGTTGTGACAGTACCAGTACCCTTGGCAGCAGGACCCTTCACAGAGGCTGCAGGGTCTCTCTTCTACCCTTGCCCTGAGGAGGGGGGAACCCTGGCCTTCTCTCGTTCACTAAGTGGAGACAGCACCGGAGAGGGAGGGTCAGGACAGAATCCCCCACAGAAGAAAAAGGTGAGTTGTTATATTCTCTATTCAGCTTGCCCATTCAAGCTGTGTTACGGTTGCTGGACTGataaaggtatttctgttttcgtGTGATGTCATGTGTTTTCCCAGGTATCTTTGCTGGAGTACAGGAAACGTCAGCGCGAGGCGCGGCGCAGCGGCTCCAAAATGGAATGCGGCTCgcctgtatctacaacacctacCCTGGTGGAGATGTTCCCTCTGCCCTTGGAGACCACCCAAGAGCCTCCACCCCTGACTCCTGCTCCGGCCCAAGCTCCAGTGGCCCCTGCTGCAGTGGCCCCCACCCCACCTGAGTCAAATACCCCCCAGCCCAGCGAGGACACAGAGCCCCCCgtcgagggggagagagaggggggagagggacagTGGACCTCGTCCACCTCGGTGGAGCAGGCAAGAGAGCGTGGCTACCACAGAGCCCTGTCGCTTAGTGACCACAGCAAGGacaaaggtacacacacacacacacaccacttggaCATAACTTCTTTACTGATGGTAGTTTAATTGTAATAATGTGCGCTTGTTACAGATGGAGAGACCGAGGGCAGTGAGGCCCCAGTCAGAGATTGTTCATCTCCTAGCCTGCAGAGGACCCCAACCCACACGGTAAGAAACATTCTGCTTTCTGGCTCAAACAGTAGTGTGAAGTACATGCTGCTGCCAAACACACAGCCATCACACAGCTTATAGTGTAGACCAGGGGTCAGTAAAGTTTGGATTTTAGTTTTTGGTCTGTAAAATTCTgcaaaaaatgtgtttaattcAGGAAATCTGTTCTCAAGTATTCCCACAAAGAATAAGAGACGTGATGGTGTCTGTGTAATCAAGGTATAACatgattgttattttcaaatacaatctctttttgtAGTCAGTTTGCAGTGTGCCCCCCGACCATTCGTTCCAACAAAGATCCTCCCGCGGCTGAATGtagttgcctacccctgatgTAGGCTGTTATTGTTCATGACTTACCCGTTCCCtcgctcagtctctctctcctccctagcCGTGTTCTCCTGGTCCCAGCAGCCCGTCCCAGCCTGGCAGTCGcccagtgaaggaggaggagagtgacaGCCGGCCTCGGACCCCCTCCCAGGCCGCCCCACAGCAGCCCAGCAAGCCTGCCGTACCCAAGACAACCCACCTGACCCCCACCAAGCTGCACCCTgctgcccccctccctcctccactccccccAGGCCCAGGGCTCCCCTTACCGCAGCCAGAGGGCCTTCCTCTTTGCTCCTCCTCAGTCCCAGCCACAGGCTCAACCAGGGCTGCCCCCCTTTTCCCAGTACAGCCCACAGTCCGCTCcgcctccccctcctccaccagcACCTCCAGCCTCAGCGGCCTACTTCCCCAGCCAGTCAGCCCCCGCCGTGGGATCCTTCCCTGGGTTCAAGCCTGCCGTGACGTCCCCATTCCCCCCTGGAGCCCAGCCCCTCCTGCAGACTCTTCCTCCCCACGCCCTGCACTACCAGAGCTCTaccactccccctccccctcccccaccacaaCACCCTGGGCCCGGCCCAGCCCTGCTGCACGTTAACCTGCAGCCTCCTCCTGTCCAGCAGCACCAGCTCCTTCTGACCACAGCCCCCcagtcctccccccccccccccccccccccctcccccacagaGCCAGACCCACCAGCTGCAGCAGCCCAGTGCCAGCACCCTCCTGTCACTCAACCATGGCCTGCCTcttcctccacccccaccccctcctcctgcctcctccacCGGTGTCCCCATGCAAGTGCAGGCCCCTCACCACTTTCAGAACTTGGGGGGCTTTCCAACCCCGCTGATGCACACAGGCGGCACAGCTAACCCCTCTGTGCCCCCCTCCACCTACCCCCCGCCCCACCAGCAGACTGGactgccccccccctcctccccctccccagcAGCAGACTCAGCCGGCCCTGGCCGTGCCCACCGCCACTCAGATGCCCAGCGGAACACGTGGGGCCCCTGCGTCCCCCGCCCCCTTTCACAACGCTGGGTACCTGGGCACAGGGTGGCACTGACCGCCTCCCCCTTGACCCTGCCAGCCCCTGTGAACTCACTCTGAGAGGAGCTTgacgacagaccgacagacagaggaACACAACAAGCAACAAAAGCTGTAAATATTTTCTATGTACCTGAACACACGGCCAATGGAAAAACAGGAGAACGTGGGATAAAGGGGTGCTTTTTAAAGGACAAACTGAAAACAAGGACTGTGAAACAATCTTATTAAGAGACTTTGTGTTTGAAATGAAGATGGACGATTCCCCCGGTGCTCATCCCACTCTCTCCGACGTCCCTCCCTCCGTTTTCTTTTCAATTTCCCTCCTGTGGCGGAGAGAGTGCctgaccgtctgtctgtctgttttggaCTTCTATTGTAAGGTCCCGCACTTTCTGTATCAATGTACATTCCAGCCTCCACCCCCCTTTGTCAGTTAGTCCGCCTTTCACTTCTTCCTCTCTTTGTCTATTGTCTGCTCTTCTACACCGTTTATTTGTTTTATCTAGTGGCTCATTATAGCAAACAGAAAGCTTTTTGTATAGAGAAAAATTACAGAGTTATTTTTATTCCTCTGTGTAACAAATATCTGTGCACCGCTGCAGTGATTCAGAAAATACTCTTCTGGGAGACCGCTTCACTGCCCcaggaggctgtgtgtgtgtgtgtgtgtgtgtgtgtgtgtgtgtgtgtgtgtgtgtgtgtgtgtgtgtgtgtgtgtgtgtgtgtggactgtatgtgtgtgctgtgtgtcagTGGGAGAAAGGGGAGTGATAGCGTGAAACGAGTGCAGTAGTCTTCTGAGGTAGCCAGAGTGAGGTCTCATCCGTAGGTAGGACGTTAGCGGTTTATTTTTCAATATCAATGGTTATTTGTAGAAATTGTAATTTAATGTATAGGTGGTTACTCCAGCTTTCTCCGGAAACAGGTTGTATATATTTGCTTCTTTTCTTTCCTATGCTTGTACAATTGGCTCCCATCCCATTTTGGAATCTGGTTGTAAATACGAGCGCTCTTCTTGGCAAAGATGAATGTTTCTGTGACAATAGcactttttatttagtttttccTCTCTGGACTATTCAGTGTAGTCTTTtttattatttgtgtgtgtgtgtgagtatgtttgTGCAGAGGAGAGAGACTCAAACACTGCACTGGTTGGCTATTTTCATGGTTCATTATAATAAATCACTGTAATGACAGTTTTATACCACTGGTGGTGTTGGGTCTGTCTGTATGTTCTGtctgtatggtctgtctgtctgtatgttctgtctgtctgggagaaGGAAGGCTGACATGTTGGCATCACTTTCAAACGGTTTAACGGATGCCTCCTACCTGACGTGGTCCTTgttatccgggatccttgggacgtccctacttCATTGAAGTTACCGTTGAAAATGGCCAAGGAAAGGGTTAGGTAAGGattatggttaagtttagggtaagGATGTCCCAAGGAACCCCGGGTAGCACTAACCTACCTGACAAGCCACCAGCAAGCTGCCTGTCGCCTCCAAATAAAACACCTGTGAAAAACAACTTCACCATATCATGGAACCGTAGAGACCTGAACCATCTTCAGCATGTCCCCTGAGAATTCCTTTACAGAGTGAATTACCTTTCAGGTTTAAGGAACATGTACCATCATGCCAGCAACAGATATGCCCATTAATGAATATTTCTTTAGTGGTTGCCTCCCATCTTACTTATCACAACAGATTGTAGACAGTAACATCAGGAGAGCAATAGTAACTGCATCTAATGAGTGCCTGCCTCTCTTCCTGACAGGGGTGCATGTTGGGTAGTGGTAGTTCATCATTGGTAAGCAGATGGTGCGACATCTCTTTTTGATCTGGGATGCTGTGTGCATATCAATGCGGACACTCCGGTCTTGATGAACATCAATGATTAAACAGGCTCTTCATGGTTACAAGTGCTCTCCTGTCCCCGTTATGCATGACTAACCAGCACAAATGAGCTTCACAACAACACACCACTCGTGGCTTTGGAGTGTTTCTCCCATGTTCACAAGGAGACAATCCACAGTTCAGGGACATGTGGTCTAGAGAGGACATGTGGTCtagagaggacatgagaggacaTGTGGTCTAGAGAGGACATGTGGTCTAGAGAGGACATGTTTGATGAGAAGTCTGCAGTTCAATGCCTGGCCCAGTTCGTTTTGCATGGTCCGGTGCCCCGGGTGGGTGGAGTTTGCATATTTTAGATCATTCCATCGGTCCTTAAGTGAATTCTCCGCCCACCCggggcaccgggccatgcaaaacgaaaTGGTCCAATCAGAATAGGGCTATAAGGGTTGGGCAAGTGAGTGCTCTTGGGTTGTGTATAGTTAATTGTTCCAGGAAGATAAAGTGCATTTTCAAAGTCATTTCTCTGAAGTGAAGCTAAAATACAGTAAATTGTGCATGAGACCAAACTCCCCAGCTCTTTCGAAAACTGTCTCCTATTTCTTTGGACCTCTTTTAACCGCACTAACAGAAAGAACAACACAAATCTTATCCACAAACACATGCAGGTGAGTTTGTGCTACAGTAGGCCAACGTTAACTATCAAGAGCTGACTGATTCCAGGAAATGTTTTATGGTTTTACCTTGGTCTCTGTCTAGATATGGCGTCTTCCAGCAGTGTCCTTGCTGAAGAGCAGTTCCTGTGCT
Encoded here:
- the LOC115180212 gene encoding inactive histone-lysine N-methyltransferase 2E isoform X3; translated protein: MSIVIPVGVDTADTSYLEMAAGSDRPESVEASPVVVEKSSYPHQIYSISSHHSHSYIGLPYADHNYGARPPPTPPASPPPSMLIRPGEGLFVPGGLQDEASRGTTLSTSEDGSYGADITRCICGFTHDDGYMICCDKCSVWQHIDCMGIDRQHIPETYLCERCQPRILDRDRAIVLQTRKRENMSGEWRDGIPVCISADGDTSATESGDEVPLELYTAFQHTPTSITLTTGRLAGNKQADKKRKRSGDKEPVASSARAKKAFREGSRKSSRVKGGAPEMEPGEHPSLWENKMKAWMEAYEDAGSNQYSEDVQILLRVKEAGDGKTLAYNTHTATFKPPVESQVQKNKKILKAVRDLAPDSLIIEYRGKFMLRQQFEANGCFFKRPYPFVLFYSKFDGLEMCVDARSFGNEARFIRRSCTPNSEVRHVIEDGMLHLYIYSLRSISKGTEITIGFDYDYGCCKYKVDCACVRGNPECPVLKHNLEPTENLEASSRRRGRKDKEPMMQRGDHLDLGQNQNMTLDCDGRAKGLGADGKQRKLSPLRLSISNNQDPTELEGVEDQPDHSVNSEVEMESEETIAERKRKMASPAEESQLQGVGASSCLGLSKPETREERKMEAILQAFARMEKREKRREQALEKIGTKSEGGIKEEPPATPEADMQSPGIMTPLLEVKEEPGLNKPTPAKLRGSKQRKSFSRSRTHIGQQRRRARTISTCSDIPPGSPGELLDPLANDSPDVEASRDPEPEALSSHAPDTSPPYSGSPAPDRNRSGQKYPKTKKHLVSEWCVDKQERSLRTPEPVPERPLRISSDPEVLATQLNALPGMGPSPHVYSTPKHYVRFSSPFLANRSPTTPGVPTGRRRSRELPDTPPTSGSCKKRWLKQALEEETTTPPPSSGRPTLVMPSEGPLSPPINGDSDSPLPYNGSCTLPELPTPLKKRRLGLCPLDACMSESSTPYGSPCATPTRTDLSEMPGTPLLLATPPSITRTEEPSPEPLPSTPTHTLSAPQESESSLDSSPEGSRRPSPQEAEWPPSLLSSPCVAVRAPSLDALPPHEAKTSAPLSPQPPTAESQDCGGEEGPETEAEGSSEAPSSSTDPASSSLLPPWMKSPERVGLSGPGGLSFSPINSNLRDLTPSHTLEPILAFRPEAVAVAGAGVVTVPVPLAAGPFTEAAGSLFYPCPEEGGTLAFSRSLSGDSTGEGGSGQNPPQKKKVSLLEYRKRQREARRSGSKMECGSPVSTTPTLVEMFPLPLETTQEPPPLTPAPAQAPVAPAAVAPTPPESNTPQPSEDTEPPVEGEREGGEGQWTSSTSVEQARERGYHRALSLSDHSKDKDGETEGSEAPVRDCSSPSLQRTPTHTPCSPGPSSPSQPGSRPVKEEESDSRPRTPSQAAPQQPSKPAVPKTTHLTPTKLHPAAPLPPPLPPGPGLPLPQPEGLPLCSSSVPATGSTRAAPLFPVQPTVRSASPSSTSTSSLSGLLPQPVSPRRGILPWVQACRDVPIPPWSPAPPADSSSPRPALPELYHSPSPSPTTTPWARPSPAAR
- the LOC115180212 gene encoding inactive histone-lysine N-methyltransferase 2E isoform X1; amino-acid sequence: MSIVIPVGVDTADTSYLEMAAGSDRPESVEASPVVVEKSSYPHQIYSISSHHSHSYIGLPYADHNYGARPPPTPPASPPPSMLIRPGEGLFVPGGLQDEASRGTTLSTSEDGSYGADITRCICGFTHDDGYMICCDKCSVWQHIDCMGIDRQHIPETYLCERCQPRILDRDRAIVLQTRKRENMSGEWRDGIPVCISADGDTSATESGDEVPLELYTAFQHTPTSITLTTGRLAGNKQADKKRKRSGDKEPVASSARAKKAFREGSRKSSRVKGGAPEMEPGEHPSLWENKMKAWMEAYEDAGSNQYSEDVQILLRVKEAGDGKTLAYNTHTATFKPPVESQVQKNKKILKAVRDLAPDSLIIEYRGKFMLRQQFEANGCFFKRPYPFVLFYSKFDGLEMCVDARSFGNEARFIRRSCTPNSEVRHVIEDGMLHLYIYSLRSISKGTEITIGFDYDYGCCKYKVDCACVRGNPECPVLKHNLEPTENLEASSRRRGRKDKEPMMQRGDHLDLGQNQNMTLDCDGRAKGLGADGKQRKLSPLRLSISNNQDPTELEGVEDQPDHSVNSEVEMESEETIAERKRKMASPAEESQLQGVGASSCLGLSKPETREERKMEAILQAFARMEKREKRREQALEKIGTKSEGGIKEEPPATPEADMQSPGIMTPLLEVKEEPGLNKPTPAKLRGSKQRKSFSRSRTHIGQQRRRARTISTCSDIPPGSPGELLDPLANDSPDVEASRDPEPEALSSHAPDTSPPYSGSPAPDRNRSGQKYPKTKKHLVSEWCVDKQERSLRTPEPVPERPLRISSDPEVLATQLNALPGMGPSPHVYSTPKHYVRFSSPFLANRSPTTPGVPTGRRRSRELPDTPPTSGSCKKRWLKQALEEETTTPPPSSGRPTLVMPSEGPLSPPINGDSDSPLPYNGSCTLPGEDSELPTPLKKRRLGLCPLDACMSESSTPYGSPCATPTRTDLSEMPGTPLLLATPPSITRTEEPSPEPLPSTPTHTLSAPQESESSLDSSPEGSRRPSPQEAEWPPSLLSSPCVAVRAPSLDALPPHEAKTSAPLSPQPPTAESQDCGGEEGPETEAEGSSEAPSSSTDPASSSLLPPWMKSPERVGLSGPGGLSFSPINSNLRDLTPSHTLEPILAFRPEAVAVAGAGVVTVPVPLAAGPFTEAAGSLFYPCPEEGGTLAFSRSLSGDSTGEGGSGQNPPQKKKVSLLEYRKRQREARRSGSKMECGSPVSTTPTLVEMFPLPLETTQEPPPLTPAPAQAPVAPAAVAPTPPESNTPQPSEDTEPPVEGEREGGEGQWTSSTSVEQARERGYHRALSLSDHSKDKDGETEGSEAPVRDCSSPSLQRTPTHTPCSPGPSSPSQPGSRPVKEEESDSRPRTPSQAAPQQPSKPAVPKTTHLTPTKLHPAAPLPPPLPPGPGLPLPQPEGLPLCSSSVPATGSTRAAPLFPVQPTVRSASPSSTSTSSLSGLLPQPVSPRRGILPWVQACRDVPIPPWSPAPPADSSSPRPALPELYHSPSPSPTTTPWARPSPAAR
- the LOC115180212 gene encoding inactive histone-lysine N-methyltransferase 2E isoform X7, producing MSIVIPVGVDTADTSYLEMAAGSEPESVEASPVVVEKSSYPHQIYSISSHHSHSYIGLPYADHNYGARPPPTPPASPPPSMLIRPGEGLFVPGGLQDEASRGTTLSTSEDGSYGADITRCICGFTHDDGYMICCDKCSVWQHIDCMGIDRQHIPETYLCERCQPRILDRDRAIVLQTRKRENMSDGDTSATESGDEVPLELYTAFQHTPTSITLTTGRLAGNKQADKKRKRSGDKEPVASSARAKKAFREGSRKSSRVKGGAPEMEPGEHPSLWENKMKAWMEAYEDAGSNQYSEDVQILLRVKEAGDGKTLAYNTHTATFKPPVESQVQKNKKILKAVRDLAPDSLIIEYRGKFMLRQQFEANGCFFKRPYPFVLFYSKFDGLEMCVDARSFGNEARFIRRSCTPNSEVRHVIEDGMLHLYIYSLRSISKGTEITIGFDYDYGCCKYKVDCACVRGNPECPVLKHNLEPTENLEASSRRRGRKDKEPMMQRGDHLDLGQNQNMTLDCDGRAKGLGADGKQRKLSPLRLSISNNQDPTELEGVEDQPDHSVNSEVEMESEETIAERKRKMASPAEESQLQGVGASSCLGLSKPETREERKMEAILQAFARMEKREKRREQALEKIGTKSEGGIKEEPPATPEADMQSPGIMTPLLEVKEEPGLNKPTPAKLRGSKQRKSFSRSRTHIGQQRRRARTISTCSDIPPGSPGELLDPLANDSPDVEASRDPEPEALSSHAPDTSPPYSGSPAPDRNRSGQKYPKTKKHLVSEWCVDKQERSLRTPEPVPERPLRISSDPEVLATQLNALPGMGPSPHVYSTPKHYVRFSSPFLANRSPTTPGVPTGRRRSRELPDTPPTSGSCKKRWLKQALEEETTTPPPSSGRPTLVMPSEGPLSPPINGDSDSPLPYNGSCTLPGEDSELPTPLKKRRLGLCPLDACMSESSTPYGSPCATPTRTDLSEMPGTPLLLATPPSITRTEEPSPEPLPSTPTHTLSAPQESESSLDSSPEGSRRPSPQEAEWPPSLLSSPCVAVRAPSLDALPPHEAKTSAPLSPQPPTAESQDCGGEEGPETEAEGSSEAPSSSTDPASSSLLPPWMKSPERVGLSGPGGLSFSPINSNLRDLTPSHTLEPILAFRPEAVAVAGAGVVTVPVPLAAGPFTEAAGSLFYPCPEEGGTLAFSRSLSGDSTGEGGSGQNPPQKKKVSLLEYRKRQREARRSGSKMECGSPVSTTPTLVEMFPLPLETTQEPPPLTPAPAQAPVAPAAVAPTPPESNTPQPSEDTEPPVEGEREGGEGQWTSSTSVEQARERGYHRALSLSDHSKDKDGETEGSEAPVRDCSSPSLQRTPTHTPCSPGPSSPSQPGSRPVKEEESDSRPRTPSQAAPQQPSKPAVPKTTHLTPTKLHPAAPLPPPLPPGPGLPLPQPEGLPLCSSSVPATGSTRAAPLFPVQPTVRSASPSSTSTSSLSGLLPQPVSPRRGILPWVQACRDVPIPPWSPAPPADSSSPRPALPELYHSPSPSPTTTPWARPSPAAR